In Lysinibacillus sp. 2017, the DNA window TTATCTGCACTCATGCCATTTGCCCAAAAGCGATTTCTAGAACGGCGGATGTACCAATTACTAAGCTCTTCTACTAACTGAGCAATTTCTCTAGATGCTTGTGTAAATTGATATTCCTCCATGAAGTTCGTCACTTTTTGAATCGTCTTATGCAATCTTGAAAGAATCCATTGATCTAACGTCGAGCGTTCTCCTACATGTGCTGAATTATACGTAAATTGGTCAATTTCGGCATATAGCTGATAAAACTTAAATGTATTGTCTAATGTATCAATTAATTTCGACTTCGCTTCTTGTACATTACGTTTTGCAAATCGTTTCGGATTCCAAGGCGAACTATCAACAAGTAATGACCAGCGAAGTGCATCTGCTCCGTACTGTTCCATTAATTCTACTGGATCCAATGCATTCCCTTTGCTTTTAGACATTTTTTGACCATTTTCATCTAAAACATGGCCTAGAGATAACACATTTTTATAAGGGGCTTTGCCAGTGAATAATGTCGATACAGCTAAGAGACTATAAAAGAATCCTCTTGTTTGATCAATTCCTTCGATGACAACATCTGCTGGAAATTGTTGTTTAAACTTTTCATCATTTTCAAATGGATAGTGATATTGTGCAAACGGCATTGAACCGCTATCAAACCAAACGTCAATTACTTCTGGCGTACGTTTCATCTCACTTTGACAGATTGGACATTCACAAGTAATTTCATCGATATATGGTTTGTGTAGCTCGAGATCCGTATTAAATGGTTGTTTAACTAAATCTTTTAATGCCTCTATACTTTTCGGCGCTTCTTCATGACCACAGTCTTCACAAATCCAAATATTTAAAGGCGTTCCCCAATAGCGGTTTCGACTAATATTCCAATCCACTACATTTTCTAAAAATTTACCAAAGCGTCCTTGTTTTATATGGTCTGGATACCAATTTACCTGATTATTATTTTCAATCAACTCATCCCTTAACGCCGACATGTTGATAAACCAACTATCTGTCGCGTAATAAAGTAGTGGCGAATCACAACGCCAGCAATGAGGATAACTATGCTCATATTTTTCTTTCGAGAACAGAAGCTGTTTTTCTGCCAACAATTTAATAATCTCTACATCACAATCTTTAACGAATCTACCTTTTAACTCTGACACTTCAGCTGTATAGCATCCTTTTGAATCTACCACGTTTATAAATGATAATTCATTTTGTTGTACAGTTCTGTAATCGTCTTCACCATAAGCTGGTGCGATATGAACAATGCCCGTCCCACTTAATTCTGTTACATAGTCTGCAAGTACAACCTCATGTCCTCTCTCTACTTGAACATATTGAAATGGTGCTTCGTAGCGAACTCCTTCAAAGTCTGCACCAGTATGTTCAGAGATTATCTCCACTTCCCCCTGGAAAAGCTTTTCTATTAAGGATTTGGCAACAATATAAACTTCTCCATCTTTCAAAACCCTCGCATATGATATGGTTTCATTCATCGCTAATGCAACATTTGCAGGTAATGTCCACGGCGTTGTTGTCCATCCAAGAAAATACTCCTCCTTTCCCTGAACTTTAAACTTCACAGTAGCAGATAAGTCTTTTACATCTTTATAACCCTGTGCAACTTCATGAGAACTTAGGGAAGTTTGACAACTTGGACAATATGGAGATACACGATGCCCCTTATACAAGCGTCCATCTTTATGAACATGACTTAAAATATTCCATACGGATTCTATATAGTCATTACTCAATGTCAAATAAGGATTATCCATATTAACCCAATAACCTAATTGATCTGTGAATGCTCTCCACTTTAGTTCATACTTAAATACACTTTCTTTGCATTTCTCGATAAACGGTTGGACACCATACTTTTCAACCTCTTGTTTACCAGAGATACCCAACTCTTTTTCAACTCCTAGCTCGACAGGTAAACCATGTGTATCCCATCCTGCTTTTCTTTCAACTTGAAACCCTTGCATTGTTTTATAGCGAGCAACTACATCTTTAATTGTTCTACCTAGTGCATGTCCTACGTGTGGTAAACCATTTGCAGTTGGCGGTCCTTCATAAAATACGAATGTAGGGTGATCTTTTCGATTGTCAACAGAGTGCGCAAAAATATTTTCGTTACTCCAAAACTTTTGAATCCTACTTTCTCTTTCTACGGTCGTTTCTCTCTTTACATCGTCTTGCATATCCATTCCTCCTATACTTATTGTATAAAAGGCATACAAAAACCCCGTCCCAAGTAAAGGGACGGGGTTAACCGCGATACCACCCTAATTCTATTGAAAAACCGACCAATAGCACTTAGCAACGTACAATCATACGTGTTCTTATTAACGGTAGACATCCGAATTAGCTTACTTTAGTTCAGCTAATCTTCTCAGAGAGGATTTTCATAGTACATTTGCACACCGACTTGCACCATAATGCCGGCTCTCTGTAGAACAAATTGAACTACTACTTTTTCTCATCAACGAATTTGTATGCTTTTATTGAAAATAATGGTAACTGGAAATTTTTAAAATGTCAAGTGTACGATAAAGAATCGGGCGCGAGAAAGTATCATCAAAATGAGTTAATTACAGTAGAAATCAATTTTTCATTTTTAACTTGTAATATGTATTTCGATAGAACATGTTCTCTCCCACCATTTTCGTCATACCATTTTTTAATTTTATTTACATGATTGACATCTGCTTTAATTTTATTTTCAATTTCAATATAAGTCTCATAATTATCATATTCCCAAATAGCAAATATTTCTGTAGTATTATCATCGTTTGCTTTCATCCATCTACCAATTAGACGACTACCGTGGCTTAATTGATTAGGCAAATTAGTTTCATTAAAGTGCTTATTAAATGTACCTACAAATTCATTCTTTACAACATAATATTTTCTACGATAAAACATATTAGTACCCCCTCACTAAAATAATTTATTTAAAAATCAGACAAATTCAATTTAAAAGAGAGGTTTAGCGATTACTACCAAACACATACCAGTATCTCCAACAACGAACACTGCGGTCAGTTTTCACACTTTCTATTTATTCAATTCAGCTTCTAAAAGTGGGTAAAACATATCTCCGAATAATGTATCTTCGGTTTTAAAATATTGTGTGGAACCGATGTAACCTACCAAGTCCTCTTTTTTCACAAAATTATTATCATAAAACGTGTAGGTTAATGCTTTAAAGTTCTCATCGTCTGAAAGTTTTACTTTATAATAAGTATTACTTTCTTTAAATTTACGCGTATTTTCCACTTCAAGCTTTGCTAGTGCATTAATGGCTTCGTTTATAATCGTTTTATCCCATGTCGAATAAGAATTCATTGATGGATAAGAAGCTACTACTAATTTAGCAATATCATTTCTATTTACAAATTCCATATCTTTAATTTCATTCATTAATTGTTGCGTTTGATATTGTTCCCAAAGATACTGAGTTCCAAAAATAACAATTACAGCAATGATAATCGGAATAATTTTATTTTTCATATGTAAACTCCTCGATTAATTGAATGCATTATATAAAGTTACTTGCCTGATTTGACAATTGATGCTACATAAAAAGCACACCCTTAATATCGTCTTCTTGCCAACAAATGCATTCCTATTTTAAGATTATTAATAATGTTAATTATAAACTTTTTTTCCATAAAATTAAAGTACCATAAAGGCTTATCGTGGGTTCGCGACTTGCACCCTCTAGTTCATGCACATGCCAAGCACACAAAAGCCAACTAATTCAATTTGGAATCAGTTGGCTGGGCTGTAGAACAATGTTATGATAGTCCGTTTATTTCTTATTCCTCTTGTTCCATAAGAATAATGCTTTCTAATGAAATCAAAAATCGTTTTAATTCTCTCGCTACTTCGTTTGTAATTTCACCTTCACGGTACCAATCATTGATTAATCCGCGCTGTGCTTCAATTGCTATAAATGATAAATCCTCTATTTGCTGTTCCCTATCTAGTTGATCTTCATTTTGATAAGCTTTTTGGAGGTGTTGATAATAAATTATTAACCTATTCGCAATATCTAATGAAATGTCTGGATTATTTTTCATATGCTCGACAATTGAAGCCGTAACATAATTATTTAGTTCGCTCTCTCCTATTTTGATTTGGTGCAACATGTCAGGTGAAAGTTTGTCAATATTCCGCTGATGGATCATAGAACGGAATTGTTTCAATAGGATTGTAAAAGGATTGGTATTGAAACCTTTCATCTTTTCCTTGAACTTGTATTCCAGTTCAGAACGAATTGATGGGTCAATATTTTTTTCCGTTAAATACTTTTCCGTATAAAATCCCTCTAGCTGCAAACCTAATTTCCGCATTTGTAATGCTTGTAGCCGCTGATTTTGAAGGTTTTTTTCACCTTGTTGTCGGTCCACGTTTAAAAGCATTACATTATACTGTTTGATTAGCTGAAGTGCAGCCACGGCATTTTCATCATTCATATTAGCACGAATTGATAATATGGCCTGGTGTATCATTTTCCGCTTTTCCTCAACTAACTTTATATCTTTGTCCTTAGTCGGTTCACTTAATAATGGCAAGAAAATTGTTGCAATAATTAATGTAAATAAAATAACGCCAGCAGCTAAAAATATGAGCAATTGACGTTCAGGAAAAGAGTCGCCGCTATTCATAGCAAGAGGTAACGATAAAATTCCGACCATTGTAATTGTCCCGCGAACTCCGACAAGTGTAGTTAAAACTTCATCTTTAAAGTACACTTTTTCAGGATTTTTAAATAGCCGATAATCGAGCTGATTAAATATCATTGTCCAAATGAGTCGGATTAGTAATACCGCAATTCCTATAACAAGTACGTATAGAGATAACAGGTCATTCGGAAATTCATGGCTTGTAAATACTGTTTTCGTTGCTGTAGGTAAAATGAGACCTAACAAAAGGAAAATGACGCCATTTAGTGTGAACGTTAAAATGGACCATAGATTATCCGTTAAGATCTGCTCTTGTGCCACAAGATGCTCTGTTTTTTCATTAAAAATGGCCGATAAAATGCCCCCTGCCACAACAGCAATTACACCCGAAGCATGAAATAGCTCTTCTGAAACTAAATACAAGATAAATGGCGTAAGAAGCTGAATCAGTACATAAAACGTCACGTCAATATTCGGGAATTTACGTATACTAAAGCGTAATAAAAATATTAACATTGCCCCGATTGCTCCGATAATTCCCCCTACAAAAAACGTGTACAGGAAATCTCCAATAGCTAATTGAATGGAAAAATAACCTGTAACAATTGCAGCCACTGCATATTTAAAAGCGACTAAGCCTGATGCATCATTAATTAACGACTCACCACGTACGACATTCATAATACGTTCTGGGATTTGGACGCGCTTAGCAATTCCATTTACAGCCACCGGGTCCGTTGGAGATAAGATTGCCATTAAGGCAAAGGCTGCTGCTAACGGAATAGAAGGTATAAGCCAATGCACAAACACCCCACCTACAAGGGTCGTAAGCAATACGAGAATAATGGCATTCCCTAAAATCGGCAACCGTAACTTCCACAATTGATTGCGGGGAAAATGTGCACCGTCATAATAGAGTAATGGTGCGATAAACAACAGCAAAAACCATTCAGATTCTACTTCAATGGAAAAATCCTGTACTGCTAAATTAAATATGATTCCTACAGCAATTTGAATAAGTGCAATCGGTATAAAAGATATAAAGCTCGATATAAAATTTGTTATTAATAATAAAACAAGTAATGTAATAATGAAAATTAGCAGTTCCATATGGACTCTCCTTTGTGTTTATAGAAGCCTTTTGTTTTCCTTATTCCCCAAATGAGGAGCTATACAACAAAACAAAGGAGAAAAAATTTTTTTTATATAATTAAAAAGCTAGGAACTGCAAAATACCTTTTGAAATTTAAAAAACCGGTCATTTAAAATAACCGGGATTTGTATAATTCTATAAATCTATTGATTTCTTTATTTGCTTTTGTCTAAATTTGTCTATCACGAATACAACAATAAAAATGAAACCGACTGCTGTTGCCATCATCCCTGAAATCGATGTATCCAAGTATTTAGCTACATAATAGCCAAATACTGCTGCCATTACACCGAAGCTCATGCTCCATAAAAACATTTGCGTAATGGAACGACTAATTAAATAGGCCGTTGCAGCTGGTCCTATTAACATAGCAATAACAAGGATTGCTCCCACACTATCAAATGATGAAACGGTCGTCAATGATATCGTCGTCATAAAGCTATAATGAATCAACACCACTGGCAACCCAATCGTCGCTGCATAAACAGGATCAAATGTTGTCAATTTCAATTCTTTATAGAGAAGAACTAGGAACACTATATTGATGAATAGTACAATACCTAGCATCCAAACGGCTTTTGGCATCGTCAATGAAAAAATAGTCCACGTATCCCATGGAACAAATGCTATTTCGCCCATCAACACATGCTCAACATCTAAATGTACATTGGCTGCAAATAACGTAATGAGTAATACCCCTAATGCAAATAATGAAGTAAATGTTACACCTATAGCTGCATCCTTTTGAATACCCGAAGCTTGTAATACTTGCACAATATAGGTTGTTAGAATCCCTGCGATTGCTGCTCCTACTAACATCCAAATGCCGCTTAAAGATTGTGTAATGATAAATGCCATGACCATACCAAATAGAACGGTGTGACTAATCGCATCAGCAATCATTGCCAATTTCCTTAAAATTAAAAACACACCTGCTAATCCACACGTAACCCCGACTAATATACCCGTCAAAACAATCCAAAACTCAATCATAACTACTCACCCTGAATTTTTTCTTTCTTATATATTTGCTCAATTGCCCTGTACTTGGGCTAATAATGTAAGATAAAAAGAACAAAACAGCGGCAAATAATACGATGATAGGCCCTGTAGATAATCCTGTACGTACAGAACTAATTAATGTGCCAAATACGCCCGACATCCCACCAATAAAAGCACTTAACAAAAGCATCGTTGATAAACGTTTCGTCCAGAGCTTTGCAGTCGCTGCTGGAATAATCAATAAAGCGGACATTAAGATAACACCTACTGCTTGAATGCCTGTCACAATTGTTAAAACAATTAAGCTTGTTAATACAGCTTTTAATGCTTCAACTGGTAAGCCAATCCCTTTTGCATAAACAGGATCAAAAATCATCAGCTTCCATTCTTTATAAAAACAAATACTTACAACAATAATGATCGCAGCACTAATAAATAACCAAGTTAAATCGGCCCTTGTCATGGCAGCTGCTTTACCAAATATAAAATCATTTAATCCACTTTGATTGCCTAAAGGACTTCGATTTACAATTGTTAATAGTACAATCCCTATCCCAAAGAAGACTGATAACACGAGCCCAATTGCTGTATCGGCTTGTAATTTTGAATACGTGACGATCCATTGAATACAGTAAACAGATAAAGCAGCTGTCATCGCTGCACCAATCATTAAAATAGGTAAATCTTTTTGACCTGTTATTAAAAAGGCAAGGGCTATACCCGGTAATGCCGCATGTGCAGCTGCATCTCCGACTAAACTTTGCTTTTGTAAAAAGGAAAACGTACCCGTAATACCTGTTGCAACACCTAATAGCATTGTCCCGAGTAATATCCATAATATATTTCCAGTTAACATGGTGCCCTCCTTACAATGTATTCATCAGCAAAAGTTTGCCACCATAGGTTTTTTGTAATTGATCTACCGTAAATACGTCTTCGGTAGCACCTGATGTAATAATCGTTTTATTTAATAAAATGGTGTAATCAAAATAATCTTTTACGGTTTGTAAATCATGATGCACAACAAAAATACTTTTACCTTCTGCCTTTAAGCGTTTTAAAATATCTATAATCGTTTTTTCAGTTGCTGCATCTACACCTGCAAACGGTTCATCTAAAAAATAGACTTCTGCATTTTGTGCAAGCGCACGTGCTAGAAACACCCGTTGTTGTTGCCCACCTGAAAGCTGCCCAATTGAACGTTCTGCAAAATCTTGCATCCCTACACTTGTGAGCGCTGCTAATGCCTGTTTTTTATCTTCGTTTGTAATACGTTTAAATAATCCTCGGTGCCCATAACGCCCCATTAATACGATGTCGATAGCAGTCGTTGGGAAATCCCAATCGACTGCATTTCGCTGTGGCACATATCCAACAATTAAACTTTTAGGAGAAAAAACTTTACCTAAGATTTCCACACGACCAACTTTATTTGGAAGTTGATTTAAAATAGCCTTTAATAATGTAGATTTCCCTGCTCCATTTGGTCCAATAATGGCCGTTAAATGACCCGTTGGAACAGATATATTTACATTTTGTAAAACCTTTTTCTTATCATAAGCCACCGCCAAGTTCTCTACTTTTAATGCTTCCATAGCATTCACCTACCTTAATGCATTTACAATCGTGTCTACATTGTGCTTATACATACCGATGTATGTACCTTCTTCTGTCCCTTCAGCACCCATTGCATCAGAGAATAATTCGCCACCAATTGTTACCTCAATCCCCTTCTCTTTCGCCCCCTCAATAACGGCCTGTAAAGCTTTATCAGAAACACTGGATTCAACAAAAATCGCTTTAATATTATTTTGAACTAAGAACGAAACCATATTTTGTACGTCTTTTACTCCGTACTCCGATTCCGTACTTAAGCCTTGTAATCCGGTTACTTCAAAACCTTGGCTTTTACCGAAATAATTAAATGCATCATGCGCTGTCACTAAAATACGTTGCGTAGCTGGAATTTCTTCAATTCTTTTTTTCGCATATTGATTTAATTCATCTAACTCCACTAAATATGCTTCTTTATTTGCTTCAAAATCTTCTTTATGCTCTGGATACTCTTCGACTAACGTTTTCCCAATCGTTTTAACTACTTCTTTCCATAGCTCAATATCAAACCATACGTGTGGGTCATGTAAAGTGGAATCTGCTTCATCAGCAAGTAGCTTACTCATTTCAATACTTTCAGCAACAGCTGTTACTGTTTTTTGCTCTGCCATTTTATTAAAGATATCTTGCATTTGCCCTTCTAAATGTAAACCGTTATAGAAAATAACCTCTGCTTTATCCAGTTTACTTACATCGCTTTGTGTCGCCTTGTATAAATGAGGATCTACACCTGGTCCCATAAGATTGGTTACTTGTAAATGCTCACCACCAATTATTTTGACAGCATCCGCAATTTGACCAGTCGTTGCTACTACTATCCCTTCCTTTTCCTTTGAATCTGCATTGTCACCTTCCCCATTACAAGCAGCTAGTAATAAAAGAAGTCCAAGCCCTAAAACACCTACCAATTTTTTCACTCTTTAACACTCCTTTTCCTTTGCGAATTAAATTTTTATACACAACAAAATGTTTCCTTAGAGAAACTATATGCAGAAGCAATGGATTTTGCAACCAAATTTTCTATTTTATTTTCTCCACTTTTAGACACAAAAAACAGGCAC includes these proteins:
- the ileS gene encoding isoleucine--tRNA ligase, with the translated sequence MQDDVKRETTVERESRIQKFWSNENIFAHSVDNRKDHPTFVFYEGPPTANGLPHVGHALGRTIKDVVARYKTMQGFQVERKAGWDTHGLPVELGVEKELGISGKQEVEKYGVQPFIEKCKESVFKYELKWRAFTDQLGYWVNMDNPYLTLSNDYIESVWNILSHVHKDGRLYKGHRVSPYCPSCQTSLSSHEVAQGYKDVKDLSATVKFKVQGKEEYFLGWTTTPWTLPANVALAMNETISYARVLKDGEVYIVAKSLIEKLFQGEVEIISEHTGADFEGVRYEAPFQYVQVERGHEVVLADYVTELSGTGIVHIAPAYGEDDYRTVQQNELSFINVVDSKGCYTAEVSELKGRFVKDCDVEIIKLLAEKQLLFSKEKYEHSYPHCWRCDSPLLYYATDSWFINMSALRDELIENNNQVNWYPDHIKQGRFGKFLENVVDWNISRNRYWGTPLNIWICEDCGHEEAPKSIEALKDLVKQPFNTDLELHKPYIDEITCECPICQSEMKRTPEVIDVWFDSGSMPFAQYHYPFENDEKFKQQFPADVVIEGIDQTRGFFYSLLAVSTLFTGKAPYKNVLSLGHVLDENGQKMSKSKGNALDPVELMEQYGADALRWSLLVDSSPWNPKRFAKRNVQEAKSKLIDTLDNTFKFYQLYAEIDQFTYNSAHVGERSTLDQWILSRLHKTIQKVTNFMEEYQFTQASREIAQLVEELSNWYIRRSRNRFWANGMSADKIAAFSTLHEVLSNISLLLAPFTPYIAEDIYQQLHGESVHLQDYPSVNESLINNQLEFEMQHVLSVVELGRSIRNEKAIKVKQPLANLYISTKSSHQNYLVYKEIIEQELNVKSVQWVSNFKEYETIQYTLNFKKAGAAFGKTVNKMKEIVLHLTSEEKQQLEQQQSLEVLIDGQNVTLTMEHLIKHSIVDERFALNEDGECRVLLDLVITDDLKKEGQMRELIRAIQDARKQWNLPVNEYIAISIVSDEGTIKWLKDYETFLNQNVLLQGVQYQVEYDTNKKISLRLFDEQVSIYLIEQ
- a CDS encoding NIPSNAP family protein, with protein sequence MFYRRKYYVVKNEFVGTFNKHFNETNLPNQLSHGSRLIGRWMKANDDNTTEIFAIWEYDNYETYIEIENKIKADVNHVNKIKKWYDENGGREHVLSKYILQVKNEKLISTVINSF
- a CDS encoding sodium:proton antiporter, coding for MELLIFIITLLVLLLITNFISSFISFIPIALIQIAVGIIFNLAVQDFSIEVESEWFLLLFIAPLLYYDGAHFPRNQLWKLRLPILGNAIILVLLTTLVGGVFVHWLIPSIPLAAAFALMAILSPTDPVAVNGIAKRVQIPERIMNVVRGESLINDASGLVAFKYAVAAIVTGYFSIQLAIGDFLYTFFVGGIIGAIGAMLIFLLRFSIRKFPNIDVTFYVLIQLLTPFILYLVSEELFHASGVIAVVAGGILSAIFNEKTEHLVAQEQILTDNLWSILTFTLNGVIFLLLGLILPTATKTVFTSHEFPNDLLSLYVLVIGIAVLLIRLIWTMIFNQLDYRLFKNPEKVYFKDEVLTTLVGVRGTITMVGILSLPLAMNSGDSFPERQLLIFLAAGVILFTLIIATIFLPLLSEPTKDKDIKLVEEKRKMIHQAILSIRANMNDENAVAALQLIKQYNVMLLNVDRQQGEKNLQNQRLQALQMRKLGLQLEGFYTEKYLTEKNIDPSIRSELEYKFKEKMKGFNTNPFTILLKQFRSMIHQRNIDKLSPDMLHQIKIGESELNNYVTASIVEHMKNNPDISLDIANRLIIYYQHLQKAYQNEDQLDREQQIEDLSFIAIEAQRGLINDWYREGEITNEVARELKRFLISLESIILMEQEE
- a CDS encoding metal ABC transporter permease — translated: MIEFWIVLTGILVGVTCGLAGVFLILRKLAMIADAISHTVLFGMVMAFIITQSLSGIWMLVGAAIAGILTTYIVQVLQASGIQKDAAIGVTFTSLFALGVLLITLFAANVHLDVEHVLMGEIAFVPWDTWTIFSLTMPKAVWMLGIVLFINIVFLVLLYKELKLTTFDPVYAATIGLPVVLIHYSFMTTISLTTVSSFDSVGAILVIAMLIGPAATAYLISRSITQMFLWSMSFGVMAAVFGYYVAKYLDTSISGMMATAVGFIFIVVFVIDKFRQKQIKKSIDL
- a CDS encoding metal ABC transporter permease, with translation MLTGNILWILLGTMLLGVATGITGTFSFLQKQSLVGDAAAHAALPGIALAFLITGQKDLPILMIGAAMTAALSVYCIQWIVTYSKLQADTAIGLVLSVFFGIGIVLLTIVNRSPLGNQSGLNDFIFGKAAAMTRADLTWLFISAAIIIVVSICFYKEWKLMIFDPVYAKGIGLPVEALKAVLTSLIVLTIVTGIQAVGVILMSALLIIPAATAKLWTKRLSTMLLLSAFIGGMSGVFGTLISSVRTGLSTGPIIVLFAAVLFFLSYIISPSTGQLSKYIRKKKFRVSSYD
- a CDS encoding metal ABC transporter ATP-binding protein, which gives rise to MEALKVENLAVAYDKKKVLQNVNISVPTGHLTAIIGPNGAGKSTLLKAILNQLPNKVGRVEILGKVFSPKSLIVGYVPQRNAVDWDFPTTAIDIVLMGRYGHRGLFKRITNEDKKQALAALTSVGMQDFAERSIGQLSGGQQQRVFLARALAQNAEVYFLDEPFAGVDAATEKTIIDILKRLKAEGKSIFVVHHDLQTVKDYFDYTILLNKTIITSGATEDVFTVDQLQKTYGGKLLLMNTL
- a CDS encoding metal ABC transporter solute-binding protein, Zn/Mn family, whose amino-acid sequence is MKKLVGVLGLGLLLLLAACNGEGDNADSKEKEGIVVATTGQIADAVKIIGGEHLQVTNLMGPGVDPHLYKATQSDVSKLDKAEVIFYNGLHLEGQMQDIFNKMAEQKTVTAVAESIEMSKLLADEADSTLHDPHVWFDIELWKEVVKTIGKTLVEEYPEHKEDFEANKEAYLVELDELNQYAKKRIEEIPATQRILVTAHDAFNYFGKSQGFEVTGLQGLSTESEYGVKDVQNMVSFLVQNNIKAIFVESSVSDKALQAVIEGAKEKGIEVTIGGELFSDAMGAEGTEEGTYIGMYKHNVDTIVNALR